A region of the Litchfieldia alkalitelluris genome:
ACCTTTGATCATAGTTTTGTTTGATCCAGCAAGGTCAGCAGATCCTCCAAAGAATTGCGGAACACTTCCTGCTACTGCATTTAAAGCTTCACCTGAAGATGCACGAGTTGCAAGACTCTTACCTTCTTCATAAACTGGTAGGCTTCCTTCCCAACCTTCTGGTAAGTTTCCAGCAATCGCAGCTTCTAGTTGCTTTCCTAGTTCTGGGTATTGCTCTTTATATGAAGAAAACAATGTATTCCATTCTGCATCCTTTTGCTCACCTGGAGTTTTAATCACTTCATTAAAATGTGAGTACACTTCATTTGGTACGTGGAACGCTTCTTCAAATTCCCATTTGTATGCTGCTTTAGTCAACTTTGTTTCTTCAATACCAAGTGGAGCACCATGTACATCAGAAGTTCCAGCAAAATTTGGAGAACCAAATCCGATTGTTGTTTTAACTTCTATTAGAGTTGGTCTTGTTAGGTCTGTTTTTGCTTCTTCAATTGCTTTTGCAATTTCATTTACATCATTTCCGTCTTCTACCCGGATATATTGCCATTTGTATGATTTAAAACGTTGTTCAACAGACTCTGAGAAAGAACGGTCTAAATCTCCATCTAATGAGATGTCATTTGAATCATACAATACAACTAATTTCCCTAATTGTAAGTGACCAGCAAGTGATGCTGCCTCAGCAGAAACACCTTCCATTAAATCTCCATCACCACAAATACTGTAAGTAAAATGGTCAACTACATCGAAATTTTCTTTATTATATACAGATGCTAAATGTCTTTCTGCCATTGCCATACCGACAGCCATTGCCACACCTTGTCCTAATGGACCTGTTGTTGCATCAACACCTGGTGTATGACCATATTCTGGATGTCCTGGTGTTTTACTACCCCATTGACGGAATTCCTTAATATCTTCAATAGAAAGATCATATCCAGACAAATGTAATAAGCTATATAACAACATTGACCCATGACCTGCCGATAGAACAAAACGATCGCGGTTGAACCAATCTGGATTACTTGGGTTATGATTCATAAATTTTGACCATAGTGTATATGCCATTGGCGCTGCACCCATCGGCATCCCCGGATGACCAGAGTTTGATTTTTCAATCGCATCGATTGATAGAGTTCGAATTGAATGGATTGCTAATTGTTCTAAATTTACTGCTTCACTAATTGACATTAACATTACCCCCGATTAGGTTATTTTTTTTAAAGAATAACTTGTTACCTTGAAAGTTTAATTGTCCAGGCTCAATCCCATTTCTAATTAATTCAAGTAACGTTTGACTTACCTTTCGCATGGAAACTTGGTCTCTTGCGGTAGGATAAGGTCCTACACATTGAGATTCGCTAATGCTCATTACCTTCCAGTCAATCAATAAATCTTTCGAAATACTCTTCTCTAAGCTTTGATGATCAATTGAATAATCCATAATGATAAACATGTACGTTTCATTACGGCTATTTTTTTCTAGAATAGCTTCTTTTATGTTGGATATTGCTTGTTCATCGACCTTTTTTACAAAAGGAGAATTCACAGCAAGTGCTGTATCCTCTATAAGTGGTGTGAACTCGTTACCAGGTACTTGTATTGGAAAGACACGTAGTCTTCCGTACAAAAGAGAACTGGCTGTGTCTCTTATTTTCTCTATCGAATTGTAAATTGTATTTAATGCAGAATCATAACCCAATGAATATGAAGAATCTTCAATATCATTAAAGATAGAAACTGGGATGAATAGAATGTTATGATATGGTAGATCGATTTGATGGTTCTTTCCGCCAAAGACAATAACTGTATCGAACTCTGATAAGGGTTGTAATTTGTTACTATTTTGAATGGTCCATTTATGTTCGGGGAAGCTATTTAAAATTGCTTCACTTGTATATTGAGCTTTGTCTAATGCTACCTTATGTAGTTCCCTAACTTCGATCCCATCAGATTGTCGATTCCATTCAATTCCATATAAACTAACAATATCATCGTTTTTCTCATTAATTAGTGTACGAATAATTTCTGTGATACCAGTTGTAAAGGAACCGAAATGAACTACACCAATTTTCATAAGCTACCTCCTAACTTTTGAAATTTTGTAAAATCAGTTATGAACAAATGTTATATTTTAAGTATACTACATTCCTTTTTTAAAATAAATAATACTTTTATATATATTTATTAAAATAAATGAAAAAACGTTCACAACTAATTAACATTTTTGCATGTCGGATTTCTTTCAATAAGGAAAGGGACTTTTTTATCCACCTTTTCCTATGATATTATTTGTTTTGCATAAGAAATTCATTCTACAGGAAAATTTAAATTTAGATAGTACTATTAATTTTATGAATTAGTTTAACAATCTACTTTTTATTAGTATAATTTATCTATCAACATTTTGGAGGACTTATATGGAAAACAGCGGCTTAATGGGTGGTTTTTATAGACTATCAGTATGGATATCAAAATTTGCTTATGTAAATTTACTTTGGGTTACATTTACATTAGTAGGGCTAGTTATTTTAGGGTTTTATCCAGCGACAGCTGCTATGTTTGCTGTTCTAAGAAAATGGATAATGGGGGATACAGATGTTCCTGTTTTCAAAACCTTTTGGCAATCCTACAAGCAAGAATTTGTCAAAAGTAACTTATTAGGACTTATATTAACTGTCATTGGTGTTATCCTTATTTTTGATTTAAAATTTTTTCAAGCATCTGAAAATTTAATTCTTAGTTCACTATTTATTCCATTATTACTTGTTACATTTTTATTTTTATTGGTACTTCTTTATATTTTCCCTGTATTCGTTCATTTTGATATTAAATTATTACAGGTACTAAAGAATTCCTTTTTAATAATGGTTATGAACCCTCTAATTACGATTTTCATGCTTGTTAGCTTAGGTGCATTGTATTATATACTTATCTATGTACCAGGTTTAATTATGTTCTTTAGTGGTAGTGTTGCCGGTTATATCATTATGTTTTTTGCATATCGTGGGATTCTTAAAGCTCAAGAGAGACAAGAAAAGGCTAATAATAAAAAGTAATCAAGGAAGTGCTTAATACATTTAAAGTATAAGCACTTTTTTGTTTTAATAATTACCTAAATATATTGGATAAAAGATCTCATTCAACCTTTGCTATAATGAAAAAGTACGATATGATTTAATAGAATTACTTTAAAGGAATGTCTTATGATTTGATAGCATATCCTTTTTAAAATTCATTACAATATATTTTGTGTATTATAAACCAAAATGCCTAAAGGAGAATAGAATTATGGGAAAATCAAAAGCAAAAAAACTACGCCAAAAACACCTAAGGGAAGGAAATAGAAATCCTGAGCTTAGCCGGAGTCCCTTTGCATATGCAGATATGCGAACTAGAACCACAAAAAATAAAAAAGATCAACTTTATAAAACCAAACACAAGAATCGTTTTTCTTCTTCTACAGATGAGGGCAACGGTTCTTTTTATTTTTATTTAATTTTTAAATACTTCGAGTATAAAGGAACAAATTTTCGACATACTTTTAGTAGGACTTGTAGCTCAAAGAACAGAGCGGCCAATCGTAACATCGTTATCGATTGAGCATCTTATGGGTTAAAATCCCATCAAGTCCTAATGAATATTTTAATGGTGCTCTAGTTTTTATAAATTAATGGATTTGTAGAAACTACCTTTTAAAATCTAAAAACTGTCAGAATCCAACTCATTCAAATGCTAGTCTTTTGTACCTTCCGCTTATTTGCAAACTTTCTCATCTAAACCTGACTCTTATAGATGTACTAGGAATTCCTTTTAAAACTTAACCCATTCCTCTAGAAAGAAACCAAAAAAGACCCCATTCAACCTTCAGTGCCTAGCGACGTCCTACTCTCACAAGGGGAATCCCCCAACTACCATCGGCGAACCAGGCTTAACTTCCGTATTCGATAGGCCGCCTTCCAATGCCCTTCGGATCTCTGCGTCAGACTACACTCACTCAAATGCTAAGGCTTATCATACCCTCCGCTTTTCACTCGCTTGCTTCTTTGATCTCCTCGTTCCTCGAAACCCGACCATATTATTACTTGTAGTATGTATTCCTTTTCTATTCGTACTCATTATTCTAGTATAAACCTTACGGTTTTAAATAAGAAAAAAAGACCCATTCAATGAATGAATCTTTCCTAAATGCCTAGCGACGTCCTACTCTCACAGGGGGAATCCCCCAACTACCATCGGCGCTGAAGAGCTTAACTTCCGTGTTCGGTATGGGAACGGGTGTGACCTCTTCGCCATCATCACTAGACTTATGAAGGTTCGCACCTTCAAAACTAGATAACGTTCATACATTCATTAATTTTTGGTTAAGTCCTCGATCGATTAGTATCAGTCAGCTACACACGTCACCGCGCTTCCACCTCTGACCTATCAACCTCGTCATCTTCGAGGGATCTTACTAGCTTGCGCTATGGGAAATCTCATCTTGAGGGGGGCTTCATGCTTAGATGCTTTCAGCACTTATCCCGTCCACACATAGCTACCCAGCGATGCCCTTGGCAGAACAACTGGTACACCAGCGGTGTGTCCATCCCGGTCCTCTCGTACTAAGGACAGCTCCTCTCAAATTTCCTACGCCCACGACGGATAGGGACCGAACTGTCTCACGACGTTCTGAACCCAGCTCGCGTACCGCTTTAATGGGCGAACAGCCCAACCCTTGGGACCGACTACAGCCCCAGGATGCGATGAGCCGACATCGAGGTGCCAAACCTCCCCGTCGATGTGGACTCTTGGGGGAGATAAGCCTGTTATCCCCGGGGTAGCTTTTATCCGTTGAGCGATGGCCCTTCCATGCGGAACCACCGGATCACTAAGCCCGACTTTCGTCCCTGCTCGACTTGTAGGTCTCGCAGTCAAGCTCCCTTGTGCCTTTACACTCTACGAATGATTTCCAACCATTCTGAGGGAACCTTTGGGCGCCTCCGTTACATTTTAGGAGGCGACCGCCCCAGTCAAACTGCCCACCTGACACTGTCTCCCATGCCGATTTAGGCATGTGGGTTAGAATTTCAATACAGCCAGGGTAGTATCCCACCGACGCCTCCACCGAAGCTGGCGCTCCGGCTTCTAAGGCTCCTACCTATCCTGTACAAGCTGTACCAAAATTCAATATCAGGCTACAGTAAAGCTCCACGGGGTCTTTCCGTCCTGTCGCGGGTAACCTGCATCTTCACAGGTACTATAATTTCACCGAGTCTCTCGTTGAGACAGTGCCCAGATCGTTACACCTTTCGTGCGGGTCGGAACTTACCCGACAAGGAATTTCGCTACCTTAGGACCGTTATAGTTACGGCCGCCGTTTACTGGGGCTTCGATTCAAAGCTTCTCTTGCGATAACCTCTCCTCTTAACCTTCCAGCACCGGGCAGGTGTCAGCCCCTATACTTCGCCTTGCGGCTTCGCAGAGACCTGTGTTTTTGCTAAACAGTCGCCTGGGCCTATTCACTGCGGCTTATCAGGGCTATTCACCCTAATAAGCACCCCTTCTCCCGAAGTTACGGGGTCATTTTGCCGAGTTCCTTAACGAGAGTTCTCTCGAACACCTTAGGATTCTCTCCTCGCCTACCTGTGTCGGTTTGCGGTACGGGCACCTCTCACCTC
Encoded here:
- the tkt gene encoding transketolase; amino-acid sequence: MSISEAVNLEQLAIHSIRTLSIDAIEKSNSGHPGMPMGAAPMAYTLWSKFMNHNPSNPDWFNRDRFVLSAGHGSMLLYSLLHLSGYDLSIEDIKEFRQWGSKTPGHPEYGHTPGVDATTGPLGQGVAMAVGMAMAERHLASVYNKENFDVVDHFTYSICGDGDLMEGVSAEAASLAGHLQLGKLVVLYDSNDISLDGDLDRSFSESVEQRFKSYKWQYIRVEDGNDVNEIAKAIEEAKTDLTRPTLIEVKTTIGFGSPNFAGTSDVHGAPLGIEETKLTKAAYKWEFEEAFHVPNEVYSHFNEVIKTPGEQKDAEWNTLFSSYKEQYPELGKQLEAAIAGNLPEGWEGSLPVYEEGKSLATRASSGEALNAVAGSVPQFFGGSADLAGSNKTMIKGGNDFTPADYSGRNIWFGVREFAMGAALNGMALHGGVKVFGGTFFVFSDYLRPAIRLAALMKLPVTYVFTHDSIAVGEDGPTHEPIEQLPSLRTMPGLSVVRPADGNETAAAWRTAIESTDTPTVLVLTRQNLPTLPGTDKNAYEGVKKGAYVVSPASSEQPDALILATGSEVSLAVEAQKALASENIQVSVVSMPSWDRFEKQSKEYKESVIPKSVKKRLGIEMASSLGWERYTGDKGDVLAINQFGASAPGEKIMAEYGFTVENVVSRVKNLINQ
- a CDS encoding 6-phosphofructokinase, with protein sequence MKIGVVHFGSFTTGITEIIRTLINEKNDDIVSLYGIEWNRQSDGIEVRELHKVALDKAQYTSEAILNSFPEHKWTIQNSNKLQPLSEFDTVIVFGGKNHQIDLPYHNILFIPVSIFNDIEDSSYSLGYDSALNTIYNSIEKIRDTASSLLYGRLRVFPIQVPGNEFTPLIEDTALAVNSPFVKKVDEQAISNIKEAILEKNSRNETYMFIIMDYSIDHQSLEKSISKDLLIDWKVMSISESQCVGPYPTARDQVSMRKVSQTLLELIRNGIEPGQLNFQGNKLFFKKNNLIGGNVNVN
- a CDS encoding YesL family protein, whose product is MENSGLMGGFYRLSVWISKFAYVNLLWVTFTLVGLVILGFYPATAAMFAVLRKWIMGDTDVPVFKTFWQSYKQEFVKSNLLGLILTVIGVILIFDLKFFQASENLILSSLFIPLLLVTFLFLLVLLYIFPVFVHFDIKLLQVLKNSFLIMVMNPLITIFMLVSLGALYYILIYVPGLIMFFSGSVAGYIIMFFAYRGILKAQERQEKANNKK